A stretch of the Vigna radiata var. radiata cultivar VC1973A chromosome 9, Vradiata_ver6, whole genome shotgun sequence genome encodes the following:
- the LOC106773168 gene encoding F-box/kelch-repeat protein At3g61590 has product MAGDTSWISHFDDGARRETREFDSVLEFGEEVDTEGSAVSVNTVLPDELVERILAYLPVVSIFRASSVCKRWHEIITSERFQWNPSNSLPQRPWYFMFTYSDEPTGYAYDPILRKWYGIELPFIETSSWFVVSSYGLVCFMDNDSRSKLCMCNPITKRCRRLEGPPGLKFSDYSALAMSVNRKSHSYTLAIVKSKQIPEDFVQWEISIHIYRSEKETWMTTATEVLMGWRGGNESVICNGVLYFLVYLAGGVPSESRHALVAYNISNLTSQPTMRRSFIAAPCSLTCGRLMNMKEKLVMVGGIGKQDRPDIIKGIGIWVLNDRKWEEIVRMPHRYFQGFGEFDDVFASSGTDDQIYIQSYGSPALLTFDLNLRQWKWSQKCPVSKRFPLQLFTGFCFEPRLEIAP; this is encoded by the coding sequence ATGGCGGGAGACACATCATGGATAAGCCACTTCGATGATGGTGCACGTAGGGAGACTAGGGAGTTTGATTCAGTTTTGGAATTTGGTGAGGAAGTTGACACAGAGGGAAGTGCTGTTTCTGTGAACACAGTGTTACCTGATGAATTGGTGGAGCGAATCCTAGCCTATCTCCCCGTTGTAAGCATTTTCAGAGCAAGTTCTGTGTGTAAAAGATGGCATGAGATTATTACTTCTGAAAGGTTTCAATGGAACCCTTCAAATTCATTGCCTCAGAGACCTTGGTACTTTATGTTCACCTACTCAGATGAACCAACTGGTTATGCTTATGATCCCATTCTTCGGAAATGGTATGGCATTGAGCTTCCTTTCATTGAAACATCTAGTTGGTTCGTTGTTTCTTCTTATGGTTTAGTCTGCTTCATGGACAATGACAGCAGAAGCAAATTATGCATGTGCAACCCTATTACCAAAAGGTGCAGAAGGCTTGAAGGTCCTCCCGGTCTGAAATTTTCTGATTACAGTGCATTGGCAATGTCAGTGAACAGGAAATCCCACAGTTACACTCTGGCAATTGTGAAATCAAAACAAATCCCTGAGGATTTTGTTCAGTGGGAGATCTCAATTCATATATACCGCTCAGAGAAAGAGACCTGGATGACAACTGCAACAGAGGTTTTGATGGGGTGGAGAGGTGGTAATGAGAGTGTGATATGCAATGGTGTGTTATACTTTTTAGTCTACTTAGCTGGGGGTGTTCCTTCAGAAAGTAGGCATGCACTGGTTGCATATAATATTTCTAATCTCACTTCTCAACCTACCATGAGAAGGAGTTTTATTGCTGCACCCTGTTCACTAACATGTGGCCGATTGATGAATATGAAGGAAAAACTTGTAATGGTGGGAGGAATTGGTAAGCAGGATAGACCTGACATAATAAAAGGAATTGGCATATGGGTTCTTAATGATAGGAAGTGGGAAGAGATTGTACGAATGCCCCATAGATACTTCCAAGGCTTTGGGGAGTTTGATGATGTTTTTGCTAGCAGTGGTACTGATGATCAAATATATATCCAAAGTTATGGATCTCCAGCACTCCTCACATTTGATTTGAACCTTAGACAATGGAAATGGTCACAGAAATGCCCTGTATCAAAGAGGTTCCCTCTACAGCTATTCACTGGTTTTTGCTTTGAGCCTAGGCTTGAAATTGCTCCATAG